Genomic segment of Salvelinus alpinus chromosome 23, SLU_Salpinus.1, whole genome shotgun sequence:
ACCAGCGGCGACAGAAGAAAAGGTGATCGAATGCAATAACATCTTTAAATTTGTAACTGGACAAGACAAACCTACCAGAACTGTGCTGACGAAGGGAAtcgctggcattggaaaaacatTCTCTGTACTTAAGTTCATTTTGGACTGGGCGGAAGGAAAAGCAAATCAAGATATCCAGTTCATATTTTCACTGCCTTTTCGAGAGCTAAATTTGGTGCGGAAGAAAATGCTGAGTTTAGTGGATCTTGTTCATGAATGCATCAGAGAGGCAAAAGTGATTGAGAAGGAATTTCTCTATCAGATTTTCACAAAATTACAAGAATCAGGAAACCCAAACTACAATGAGAGCAAGTACAAAGTTCTATTTGTCCTTGATGGTCTAGATGAGTGTCGATTGCCTCTAAACTACAAGAAGAATGATAGCTGGGATAAAGCTACAGAGCCAACCTTAGTGGATGTGCTTCTGAAATCCCTCATCAATGGgaatctgcttccctctgctcGCCTCTGGATAACCTCCAGACCTGCAGCATCCAATCAGATTCCTTCTGGGTGTGTTGACCAAGTGACAGAAGTACGAGGGTTCAATGACAcacagaaggaggagtacttcaggaagagattcagtgatgagaatCTGGCAAACAGAATCATCTCACACATTAAGACATCAAGGAGTctccacatcatgtgccacataccagtcttctgttggatctCCGCTACAGTTCTGGAGCGCATATTGAGTACAGATACGAATGGAGAAATACCAAAGACTCTGACTCAATTATTCCTTGGTTTACTGGTGTTTCATGCTAAACAGATGAACGAGAAATATAATGAGAAAGACGAGGGAGATCCACACTGGGATAAAGAGAGCATTATGGCACTGGGAAAACTGGCTTTTCAACAGCTAAAAAATGGCAACCTAATTTTCTATGAGTCAGATCTGCAAGAGTGTGGCATTAATGCCAGAGAAGCTTCGGTTCGCTTGGGAGTGTTCACACAGCTCTTCAGAGAGGATTATGGGCCGTTCCAGGAGAAGGTGTACTGCTTCGTGCATCTGAGCATCCAGGAGTTTCTGGCTGCGTTGTATGTCTTTTTATCATTCAACAACAACAATGTAAACCTAATGAACAAAGACCTTTCTGCCATCAGAAAAATTCTTGGGAAGTTTACATTAAAACCTGCCTTCACCTTTCACAAGAGTGCTGTGGATAAAGCCTTACGGGGTAAGAATGGACACCTGGACCTGTTCCTCCGCTTCCTTCTGGGCCTCTCACTAGAGTCCAATCAGTCTCACTTACATGGCCTACTGACACCGACAAGGAGCACGAGAAGCAGCTCTCAGTGCCACGAGCAAACAGTCAAGTACATAAAGAGGAAGATCAGAAAGAATCACTCTCCAGAGAAGTGCAtcaatctgttccactgtctAAATGAACTAAATGACCATTCACTGGTGAAGGAGATCCAAAACTACCTGAGCTCAGGAAATGTCTCCAGTGAAGAACTCTCACCTGCACAGTGGTCAGCTCTGGTCTTCGTGTTGTTGACTTCAGAAGAGGAGCTGGTTGTGTTTGATctgaagaaatactccagatcagaAAAGGGGCTTCTGAGACTGTTGCCAGTCGTCAAAGCCTCCAGAACATCTCTGTGAGTTGAAAACATACTATGTTATAAATTGTCAGTCATAATTAAATTATATTATACATgtgaagagtttatttccaaaacgcgATATCCACCAATTTCACgtgtgttttttcatcagaaatgattgcttatgggcaccttcatgtgtgtgtaaaatattactgttctctaATTTTTCATTCATAGATTTAGATGTGCATGAAAGTTTTTTTgatatatatccattgtttagatggaatggaatgttcgtatCCTGTATGTTTGACTGTATAGTCAATCATACAGGATACGAACATTCCATcccatgtggttgtctcacctagccgtcttaagatgaatgcacttattgcaagtcactctgaataagagcatctgctaaatgactaaaatgtcaaaaatttaaatgttttacagatgttatattactgtattgaTTTTTTTTATAACacacaccaccgttcaaaagtttggggtcacttagaaatgtccttgttttttaaagagaaTAAAatgtgtccatttaaaataacatcaaattgatcagaaatacagtgtagacattgttaatgttgtaaatgactattgtagctggaaaaggcatatttaaaatggattatctacataggcgtagaggcccattatcagcaaccatcactcctgtgctccaatggcacgttgtgttagctaatccaagtttatccttttaaaaggctaattgatcattagaaaactcgtttgcaattatgttagcacagctgaaaactgttgttttgattaaagaagcaataatactggccttagactagttgagtatctggagtatcagcatttgtgggtttgattacagactcaaaatggccagaaacaaagaactttcttctgaaatatgtcagtctattcatgttctgagtaatgaaggctattccatgcgagaaattgccaatttctttaaacaataaaatcTAATCTAAAAATCtaatggatatatagcgttttggaattaAACTTTCCAATGTTCATTATTTTCCCAATTTGATCAAAATATAAGCTACTTTTTCACTAGATTTGTATAACTGTGATAAATTAGTATTTTACCTTTCATAGGCTGAATGGATGTAACCTCACAGAGAGATGCTGTGAAGCTTTAGCCTCAGCTCTCAGCTCCTcccacctgagagagctggacctgagtgaCAACAGCCTGacggattcaggagtgaagctgctcgcTGTTGGACTGGAGAATCCGCACTGTAAACTTGAGACACTGAGGTTAGTTTTCCTGTATTAGTTCACATTTGGATAGTTCTTCAAATCCACATTTATTCCCCTTTCAACAATATCAGACTAATGTGTTTGACCTCAGCCAAATGTAAATGTCATAGTTAGGCTACTTAACTACATAAGAGAAAGTTTGATTTCAGATCTATTGTACAGTATacaattgtatttaaaaaaattactttcAAGATGCAGTACTTATTATATGAAATAATGTGATCAATAATTATCATATTTTAAGAGATTGAGGAAGACATACAAAGCTTCCATTTCCCACTTTCACTACTAAACGATTTAGACTCATGATACACTCTGCAGGTTGTCATTTTGTGGATTCACAGCGAAATGCTGTGCTTCTCTGGCCTCAGTTCTAAAGTCGAACTCTTcaaacctgagagagctggacctgagtgaCAATGACCTGCGGAATTCAGGAGCGGAACTGCTCTCAGCTGGACTGGAGAATCCACACTGTAAGCTTGAGAcactgaggtcagtattcctgcaTTAGTTAACTAGTTCTTATGTTAAGTATAGAGGACAATATCGGACTAATATGTCAGCTGAATTTaaactttttctacattttgttacgtttcagccttattctaaaattgattaaatagtattttttccctaatataagtattcagaccctttactcagtactttgttgaagcacctttggcagcgattacagcctcgagtcttcttgggtatgacgctacaatcttgacacacctgtatttggggagtttctcccgtttttctctgtagatcctctcatgttatgtcaggttggatgggggggggcgtcgctgcacagctattttcaggtctctccagagatgtttggtcGTGTTCAAGTctgggatctggctgggccactcaaggacattcagaaacttgtcccaaagtcactccctttgtcttggttgtgtgcttagggtcgttgtcctgttggaaggtgaaccttcacccgagtctgaggtcctgagtgctctggagcaggttttcatcaaggatctttctgtactttgctccgttcatctttcccttcattcatctttccctcgatcctgacttgccttctagtccctgccgctgaaaaacatccccacagcatgatgctgccaccaccatgtttcacagtagggatggtgccaggtttcttccagacgtgacgcttagcattcaggccaaagagttcaatcttggtatcATCAGTCCAG
This window contains:
- the LOC139551093 gene encoding NACHT, LRR and PYD domains-containing protein 3-like isoform X2; the encoded protein is MDTSSSAPPTPVPERLLAILQQLTSEELKTFQWYLKQPVSDGSSTIPVSRLENAKREDTVDQMVHTYREAGALEMAHHILQKIKRNDLAVPMSGTEHQAIAGVSATATRPDLNTSTVPVQDVQDASADLSNHTESGDHVKEDAVNSTDDGPSYEDVEKYRRKFQYKLKEKIQHVFEGVPKQGNKTLLNKIYTELYITEGGSEEVNNEHEVRQIEIASVTPAATEEKVIECNNIFKFVTGQDKPTRTVLTKGIAGIGKTFSVLKFILDWAEGKANQDIQFIFSLPFRELNLVRKKMLSLVDLVHECIREAKVIEKEFLYQIFTKLQESGNPNYNESKYKVLFVLDGLDECRLPLNYKKNDSWDKATEPTLVDVLLKSLINGNLLPSARLWITSRPAASNQIPSGCVDQVTEVRGFNDTQKEEYFRKRFSDENLANRIISHIKTSRSLHIMCHIPVFCWISATVLERILSTDTNGEIPKTLTQLFLGLLVFHAKQMNEKYNEKDEGDPHWDKESIMALGKLAFQQLKNGNLIFYESDLQECGINAREASVRLGVFTQLFREDYGPFQEKVYCFVHLSIQEFLAALYVFLSFNNNNVNLMNKDLSAIRKILGKFTLKPAFTFHKSAVDKALRGKNGHLDLFLRFLLGLSLESNQSHLHGLLTPTRSTRSSSQCHEQTVKYIKRKIRKNHSPEKCINLFHCLNELNDHSLVKEIQNYLSSGNVSSEELSPAQWSALVFVLLTSEEELVVFDLKKYSRSEKGLLRLLPVVKASRTSLLNGCNLTERCCEALASALSSSHLRELDLSDNSLTDSGVKLLAVGLENPHCKLETLRLSFCGFTAKCCASLASVLKSNSSNLRELDLSDNDLRNSGAELLSAGLENPHCKLETLRLSFCGVAKKGCASLASALRSNPSHLRELDLSYNHSGVNLLSAILEDPCCKLEKLNVHNAHACIHLCVFVCVCVCVRACYSFVLFLLQHGIWRFQNPTRSN
- the LOC139551093 gene encoding NACHT, LRR and PYD domains-containing protein 3-like isoform X1, which produces MDTSSSAPPTPVPERLLAILQQLTSEELKTFQWYLKQPVSDGSSTIPVSRLENAKREDTVDQMVHTYREAGALEMAHHILQKIKRNDLAVPMSGTEHQAIAGVSATATRPDLNTSTVPVQDVQDASADLSNHTESGDHVKEDAVNSTDDGPSYEDVEKYRRKFQYKLKEKIQHVFEGVPKQGNKTLLNKIYTELYITEGGSEEVNNEHEVRQIEIASVTPAATEEKVIECNNIFKFVTGQDKPTRTVLTKGIAGIGKTFSVLKFILDWAEGKANQDIQFIFSLPFRELNLVRKKMLSLVDLVHECIREAKVIEKEFLYQIFTKLQESGNPNYNESKYKVLFVLDGLDECRLPLNYKKNDSWDKATEPTLVDVLLKSLINGNLLPSARLWITSRPAASNQIPSGCVDQVTEVRGFNDTQKEEYFRKRFSDENLANRIISHIKTSRSLHIMCHIPVFCWISATVLERILSTDTNGEIPKTLTQLFLGLLVFHAKQMNEKYNEKDEGDPHWDKESIMALGKLAFQQLKNGNLIFYESDLQECGINAREASVRLGVFTQLFREDYGPFQEKVYCFVHLSIQEFLAALYVFLSFNNNNVNLMNKDLSAIRKILGKFTLKPAFTFHKSAVDKALRGKNGHLDLFLRFLLGLSLESNQSHLHGLLTPTRSTRSSSQCHEQTVKYIKRKIRKNHSPEKCINLFHCLNELNDHSLVKEIQNYLSSGNVSSEELSPAQWSALVFVLLTSEEELVVFDLKKYSRSEKGLLRLLPVVKASRTSLLNGCNLTERCCEALASALSSSHLRELDLSDNSLTDSGVKLLAVGLENPHCKLETLRLSFCGFTAKCCASLASVLKSNSSNLRELDLSDNDLRNSGAELLSAGLENPHCKLETLRLSFCGVAKKGCASLASALRSNPSHLRELDLSYNHSGVNLLSAILEDPCCKLEKLNMGSGDFRTQPGQIKYARDLTLDPNTAHRRLSLSEGNRKVTWVDEKQRYPDHPERFGNCEQVLCREGLSGPGPCYWEADWNGEWAVIGMAYKGISRTGGRKDCVLGYNRKSWSLESSNHSNTTWHNNNCTEFPVQSSPYYRVGVYLDWQAGILSFCRVSSNIRTHLHTFHTKFTEPLYPGFYVGSGSSVTLR
- the LOC139551093 gene encoding NACHT, LRR and PYD domains-containing protein 3-like isoform X3, which codes for MDTSSSAPPTPVPERLLAILQQLTSEELKTFQWYLKQPVSDGSSTIPVSRLENAKREDTVDQMVHTYREAGALEMAHHILQKIKRNDLAVPMSGTEHQAIAGVSATATRPDLNTSTVPVQDVQDASADLSNHTESGDHVKEDAVNSTDDGPSYEDVEKYRRKFQYKLKEKIQHVFEGVPKQGNKTLLNKIYTELYITEGGSEEVNNEHEVRQIEIASVTPAATEEKVIECNNIFKFVTGQDKPTRTVLTKGIAGIGKTFSVLKFILDWAEGKANQDIQFIFSLPFRELNLVRKKMLSLVDLVHECIREAKVIEKEFLYQIFTKLQESGNPNYNESKYKVLFVLDGLDECRLPLNYKKNDSWDKATEPTLVDVLLKSLINGNLLPSARLWITSRPAASNQIPSGCVDQVTEVRGFNDTQKEEYFRKRFSDENLANRIISHIKTSRSLHIMCHIPVFCWISATVLERILSTDTNGEIPKTLTQLFLGLLVFHAKQMNEKYNEKDEGDPHWDKESIMALGKLAFQQLKNGNLIFYESDLQECGINAREASVRLGVFTQLFREDYGPFQEKVYCFVHLSIQEFLAALYVFLSFNNNNVNLMNKDLSAIRKILGKFTLKPAFTFHKSAVDKALRGKNGHLDLFLRFLLGLSLESNQSHLHGLLTPTRSTRSSSQCHEQTVKYIKRKIRKNHSPEKCINLFHCLNELNDHSLVKEIQNYLSSGNVSSEELSPAQWSALVFVLLTSEEELVVFDLKKYSRSEKGLLRLLPVVKASRTSLLNGCNLTERCCEALASALSSSHLRELDLSDNSLTDSGVKLLAVGLENPHCKLETLRLSFCGFTAKCCASLASVLKSNSSNLRELDLSDNDLRNSGAELLSAGLENPHCKLETLRLSFCGVAKKGCASLASALRSNPSHLRELDLSYNHSGVNLLSAILEDPCCKLEKLKCT